The genomic region TACATTAACAGTTTCATTATTAGCAGCTTTTGCTGTATTACAACCAATAGGTGGAGCAATTTCAGACTCAATTGGAGCTTTAGTAGCTAACACTGTAGCTTCAGGAAATATAGTAGTTTCAGTATTCTCAGGAATTATTTCAGGTGCTTTATTCTTACCTTTAGTTATGACAGGAATGCACCAAGCATTAACACCAATTCATACAGACTTAATTGCTAATTATGGATATACACTATTATTACCTGTATTAGCAACAGCAGGTATGGCACAAGTTGGAGCAACTTTTGCAGTACTAAAGAAAACTAAAAATGAAAGATTAAAGAAAACAGCTAAAAACGGTCTTATCCCAGGAATTTTAGGAATTGGTGAACCTTTAATATATGGTATTACATTACCACTTGGAAAACCATTCTTAGGAGCTTGTTTAGGAGCTGGAGTTGGTGGAGCTGTAATGGCATTATTCAAAGTTGGTTCAGTAGCTCTAGGAGTTTCAGGATTACCACTTGCATTATTAATAGCAGATGGAAAAATGGTTCAATTCCTAATTGGTGTTTTAGCATCATATGTAGCAGGATACTTCTTTACATCAATATTAGGATTTGAAGATCCAGTAGAATAATAATTGACAATTGATAATGAACAACGGACAATTTAGGAAATAATTCAGCTAACTGAATTATGAAAGAATTATTAAAATTAAAAAGAAGATTTTCGCAGAATATTCTGCGAAATATCTTCTTTTTCTTGTAATGGGGACTGACCCCATTACAAAAATTAACAAAAACCACTGTGCACTAGCAACGAAGGAGGTATTAGAGTGTCATTTGGAATTTCAGTATATTTTGGATTAGACAATACTAAAGAAGAAAATATTAAATTATTAAAGGAAGCTAAAGAACTTGGTTTTACAAGAATATTTACATCCCTTCATATACCAGAAGCAAATTATGATGTATTAAAAGTAGAGGTTAAAGAATTTTTAGAACTGGCAAAAGATTATGATATGGATATCATTAGTGATATATCACCAAATACCTTTAAGTTTTTAAACTTAGAAAATATGGATTTAAAAGGACTTAAAAATTTAGGGGTTAAAACAATAAGAATAGATTTTGGCTATAGTGAAGAAGAGATAGCTTTAATGACTAAAAATGAATATGGCTTAAAGGTTCAGTTAAATGCATCAACAATTACAGAAAAGTTTTTTAAAGAATTAGATAAATATTCACCTGATTATAGTAATATGGATGCCCTTCATAATTTTTATCCAAGGGTAGGTACAGGAATTTCAGAAGAATGTATGATAGAAAAAAATAAAATACTTTTAGATAGAGGAATTGTTCCATGTGCCTTTGTTCAATCTAATAATAGAAAAAGAAGCCCTTTAAAAGATGGACTTCCAACTCTAGAAGATCATAGGGGATTAGATGTAGCGGAAGCAGCTAATCATTTAATTGCCTTAGAAAATGAATCTATATTTATAGGTGATTCACTCCCTAGTTATGAAGAAATGAAAGCTTTATCAGAATTAAAATCAGGAGCAATAAAACTTGATATAGATATTATTGATAAAAATTATGCTATAATAAGTTTATTAAATAATGTTTTCACAAGCAGAACTGATGAAGCAAGAGATGCTATTAGAGCAAGTGAAAGCAGATTAAAATTAAATGGAAATCTTATTGAACCATTTAATACAGTGGCTAAAGATTTTGGTGATATTACTATAGACAATAAACATTATGGAAGATACATGGGTGAGCTTCAAATAATTAAAAGAAAACAAAAAGCTGATGAAAGAACCAATGTAGTTGGAAGATTATTGGAGAAAGATCTCTATTTATTAAAGTATATTACTGCTGGAAAGGCTTTTTACTTTAATATTAAAAAGCTAAATAAATAGTTAAATAAAATTATTTATAAATAGATCAATAGGGATGTGAAATAGTGAACATATTAAATTACATTAAGCAAAATTATGAAAGCTTTACAGACAGAGAAAAATTAATTGCAGATTATCTTTTAACAAATAAAAAAAGCATATTAGGAATGTCTGCAAAAGAAATAGGAAATGTAACAAATACTTCAGCTCCTACTGTAGTTAGATTTTCTAAAAAAATAGGCTTTAATACTTTAAATGAAATGAAGCTTCAATTATCAATTGATTTAAATGCTGAAGATGAGGCTTCAGATTTTGAGTATTTGGCTGGAGATTTATCTGTCAAAAATATTATGTATGGCATTAAGAATTCCATTGATGCAATAATGAACCAAACAATAAGCGTACTAAAGGAAGAAGAATTAGAAAAAGCAATTAATACCTTAAATAAGGCAAAAAAAATCTACATATTTAGTGTAGGGAGCTCAGCTTTAGTAGGAAAAGACTTTTACTATAAGTTGAGCAGAATAAATAAGGTATGCATTTCTCATGAAGATACCCATCTTCAAATAACAT from Clostridium isatidis harbors:
- a CDS encoding DUF871 domain-containing protein, with amino-acid sequence MSFGISVYFGLDNTKEENIKLLKEAKELGFTRIFTSLHIPEANYDVLKVEVKEFLELAKDYDMDIISDISPNTFKFLNLENMDLKGLKNLGVKTIRIDFGYSEEEIALMTKNEYGLKVQLNASTITEKFFKELDKYSPDYSNMDALHNFYPRVGTGISEECMIEKNKILLDRGIVPCAFVQSNNRKRSPLKDGLPTLEDHRGLDVAEAANHLIALENESIFIGDSLPSYEEMKALSELKSGAIKLDIDIIDKNYAIISLLNNVFTSRTDEARDAIRASESRLKLNGNLIEPFNTVAKDFGDITIDNKHYGRYMGELQIIKRKQKADERTNVVGRLLEKDLYLLKYITAGKAFYFNIKKLNK
- a CDS encoding MurR/RpiR family transcriptional regulator; its protein translation is MNILNYIKQNYESFTDREKLIADYLLTNKKSILGMSAKEIGNVTNTSAPTVVRFSKKIGFNTLNEMKLQLSIDLNAEDEASDFEYLAGDLSVKNIMYGIKNSIDAIMNQTISVLKEEELEKAINTLNKAKKIYIFSVGSSALVGKDFYYKLSRINKVCISHEDTHLQITSSALLEKGDVVIAISYSGHTKEVNICVENAKRQGVPVIAITKASINNPLAEIADIVLKVPFVEKSLREGAMSSRISQLAVIDMLFIGMARNNLRKVEEQLRLTRKAVEELKEVDN